CTGGAACTATGGCCACATTTTGTAACACCTCCGTGCCTGATTTTCTTGGCTCCGTAAATGCAGTGACTACGCAAAATGGTAATCCCACCGCTAGTTATTGGACGGTGTCTATGCCTAATTTTGATTCTGGCTCTCCTTATAATTTCTTAAATGGTATTTGCGGACAAATCCGCTGGAATAAGATTGATACACTTGCTTCAACCTCTACTACTGGTACTACCTCTGCTAATTCGGTGTGGGGAGCTATTGGAAAAACTTTTGGTTTCTCTGCGAGTGGAAATGGCAACCCTCTGGCGCAAGCCGCGGGGCAAGGTTTGGGTTGGACCCAGGGTTCAACAACCATCTCAAATAATGTAAGCGGTAACTCAGCTGCTTTAGCTTCTCAAACAGGACAAGTTGGACAGACAACAAGTATAGGAGGTGTTTCTCTTACCGCGGATGAGTTGCAAACAGCACAGATGTCACGGGCAATTGCTATTCAACAAATGTTTGTGGATTTGTCTAATGTAACCCAAACTATAATTGGGAATGCCCCTGGATTTTCGCCACCTGGCTCGAATAACTCCAGCAACTCTAAGCCCTTTATTCCTAATTTGGCAAATCAGCAGTTTGGAGTGCCTTATACTCAAAACTCGACAGTATGTACGTCTTATAGCCAAAACTGTCTGATTTGGGGGCCTGCTGCGGGTAGCAACGGTGGCGGTACATTGTTTAATGGAACAGAGTTTATTAATGCCCTAAATGATTACAGTGGTATTATGATGCCAACGCTAAATCTATTAACACAAATGAACGATAGTTCTAATGCTAATAATGCTCGCGCCTTCATTGCCCAAGCATCTGCACAAGGCTGGATTATGGCAGGAGCTTACTTCTTTAATCTCGTGCAAATCCAGGGTAGTTCAACTCAAAGTGCGGGCATGACTGATAGTAATACTGGTTTGGACCAAAGCTCTTTTGATGCAACCCAGATTACTTCGCCTTTTGGCGATAATAACAGTTGTAGCGGAGGCGCTTTCTCAACCTTATGTACTTGGTTTGGAGGAGATCGTACCGCCGTAGCAATGGTGCAATCCTTAATTGATGGTTCTGGTATCTCAACGCCTACTTCTACTTCTGCAAGTAGTCTAGTACCTAAACCTAACCTGACGGCAAACCCTAATAGACCTGCTGTCGCTGGTTCACAATCATCGACTGTCTATGGATTTATCAATAACTCAGTCATGATGCAAACCCCTGGTCAACCCGGGTTAAAACCATTGACTTTTGCGAATACCATTAACTTCCATGTTGATACGACCCTGTATACGTTACAACAACAAAGCTTTTCATGCGGTAAGGTACAGATTTTATTCTTCTCTTTCTGTTTGGGGCAATTGTTGGGTAACCTGTTCTATAATGTGATCTTCCTCTTCATCTATAACACATTAATGCAGGTTTTTGGGCAGATAATTAACCAGGTAGTCATGGCGTTTCTGATGATTCCTCTTAGTGGTATGGCGGATATCTTTAAACAAGGGGTACAAGTTCTAGCTGCCCCAGGCGTTAACCCTATTGTTGCTTTAGCAAATATGGGAGCACAATACATTAACTTCTCTGGTAACTTATGGCTCATGTTGTTAAATATGGCAGTTACGAGTGCGTTAATCCCTGTGTTTGGTATCTTTATCTTTGCGTTGATGTCTTTGGCTCTGCCTCTTTTACTCGCTTGGGTAGGGGTCATGACAACCGTAGGATTTACAACGGCATATTATATTCCTATATTGCCTTACATGATCTTCACCTTCGGTGCAGTGTCATGGCTGATTTCGGTGATTGAAGCGATGGTGGCTGCGCCAATAGTGGCCTTAGGGGTAACTCACCCTGAAGGACATGATGCTTTTGGTAAAGGTGAAGCGGCAATTATGATCTTAATCAACGTCTTTTTAAGGCCTTCGATGATGATTATTGGATATATTGCGGCTATTGCTTTGTCTTATGTTGGCGTATGGATTCTTAACTCTGGATATGATACGGCCATTGCCTTTATTCAACAGGAGAATACGAGTAAGAGTGGCCTAGGTACCGCGATTTCTACCTTAGGTGGTGGGGTCAACGATATGGCCTCAGGAACTGGAGGCTATTCTGATTGGGCCGGTATTTATGCCTTCTTCTTTTCGATTTTGACCTACACGTCAATGTATTTAGTGTTAATACAAAAATCCTTTACGTTAATATCCTACTTACCTGATAAAGTGTTACGCTGGATTGGTGGTAACCCTGAAAGCTTAGGGCAAGAATCTGCACAATGGGCAGGTGAGGTGCAAAAACAACAAGCTGAAGGTTATAAACCAACTCAGGATGCTCAAGGTCAAATTGACAAGCAACTTGGTGGCTACGGTATGAAAGGACTTAATAAAGCTAAAAGTGCCATAGGCAGTGGTGGCGGTGGCAGCGGTAACGTTGAGGCTACTGGCGATGGCGGCAAAGGCGGCGGTAAAGGTGGCGGTCTTGGCGGCAAAGGCGGCGGTGGTGGCGGCAAAGGCGGCGGCAAAGGCGGCGGTCTTGGCGGCAAGCTTCAAGGTCTTGGTGGGGAAGGCGGTTAATAATAGGATTATTTACATGATTAAGGTCTGTTTACATCTCGGTGGTCAAGCCGGGGGTACACAGGCCTTAGTATTTTAATGAGTTGAGGATTAGTGTGATCGTAACGGATGAAATAAATTATAATGACGCGAATACAATCTGCAAAGGTTTCATCGCATACAACAACGACTTTTCATCACCACGACCCACTGTGATGGTCGCCCATGATTGGGGGGGGCGGGGGAATGATGCCTGTAATAAGGCCATACAACTTGCTAAGCTAGGTTATGTTGGCTTTGCTCTTGACATGTATGGGCAGGCTCAAGTGGTTTTTGACAAGGTAGAAAAACGAGCGCTAATGACCCCCTTTATGAATGATCGGCAAATGCTGATTAAGCGTATTCAATCGGCCTTTAATTTACTCACGGAATTACCTCAGGTTGATAAAAACAATATTGCGGCTATAGGTTATTGTTTCGGTGGTTTATGTGCCTTGGATTTGGCGCGTTTTGGTGTTGATGTTAAAGGTGTGGTTAGTTTTCATGGAGTGCTTAAAGCCCCAGAAGAGGAATTATTTGCTCCAATTAAAGCCAAGATTTTGGTGTTACATGGTTATGATGATCCTTTGGTTAAAGTGGACCAGGTAAATCAATTTGCAATTGAAATGAGTGCTCGTAAAGCAGATTGGCAAATCCATATTTATGGCAATACGGCTCATTCATTTACGAATCCGTTAGCGAATGATGATGAGATGGGTTTACATTATAATGAACAGGCAGATCAGCGTTCTTGGCAGGCAACAGAGGCCTTTTTGAAAGAGATTTTTGAGGAGTAGATTAGTATTTGAACGCGGCAGCGTGCAAATAATGCTCACCAATTTCCGCGGCTTGACCGCTGCGGTCTTCCAAACCGAGTAAGGCAAATAGGATGCTGGTAATTATATTATGAAAGTAGCTTAATCACATGCTCTCGCAGCAGCTCACTTTTCCTTTGTTCCGATAGATGCAACTCGGTAAATAACTCAGCAGAATAACGAATCCAATCTTTAATGTCCATCTGCGTTGTTTGCCCGAGATCTGAGCTATAAATAACCCGAGGAATGGCTTGTAATACCGTGCTAAAATCTTCCTTATCCTGATGTCCTAAGAGATAAGTCAGTGCAGTTTGCTCAATCCAGACAAATTCATGTTGAGCTAGCTCTTTTAAGGCTGGTGCTTTTAAATTAACCAATGGATGAGCTGGTTGATTTAAGATTAATGCTGGTACTTTATAGCGAATACACGCATCCACTAAGCAGTAGACTTCTTCTTTGGATGCATGTCCTGTAGTTAAAACAATTGGATAGTCATTTGCCATTTTTAAAATATCAATCACATTTTTACCTAATTGCTGTTTGCTATTAAAGAGGGTTTCGCCGCGTTGGCTAAATGGGCTTAAATGTGGATAGCTCAATTGACGTGACAATTTTGAGGGATAATTGCGACCTGTAATGGTAGGAAAGTGTACCAAAAGTTTTGAGGGGCTAAGTGGTTGATATTCATTCAATGCTTGCATAATGACGCGATAATCAATTCCTCCCGCGAGCTGATTTAATATCAATGAAGGAAAAACCGGTAATCCTTGTTGCTGCGCTAAGGTGGCTTGAATGCTGGTTGCGCCAAGATGACTGGTTAAAAAAACCGCTCCGCGCAAGGATTGATAGATTTCTCCTGCTTGCAATGCATTCCAGCGACGAGCATAGAGATCTGGACTGGCATGGTAATGAATATCGATAAATTGATAATCAGCTAACTGGTTCATTTCTTTTTAGCACCTAGCCAGGGTTGGTCATAACGATAATCAATTCGTGCTTGTTCCAATGAGGAACCCTCTTGAATTGCTTTTGCGATATTGAGCTCGGTGAATTTTACTTTTTCGGCTTTCTCTATGACCTCAGACATTAATTGTTTGGGGATGACTAAAACTCCATTATCATCCGCAAAAATAATATCGCCTGGATTGATTGTAATCTCATTAATGACTATGGGGCATTGTTCAGCCACTTTATGAATGCGATTTTTGCCTGAGCGCATGTAGGTTCCTGCGCAAAAAAGTGGGTAGTTGGCTTCACGAATAAAGTCTACATCACGAACAGCGCCATTGACGACGGTGCCTGCTATATTCATATGTAGGGCCATTTTAGTAAGTATGGCTCCCCAGGCCGTGCAATCAATGCGCCCATTATTATCAATAACAATAACCGAGTTCTCTGGCACTGCATCGATGTAATTTGCTGCATTTTTAAATTCGGTGATTTTTTGCTCATTAGTGGCATAGCGTACGGTATAGGCGGGCCCTGCCATCTTCATACCTGGTGCTAATGCTTTTATGTGTAGCAAGGCGCCTTCTATCTGACAGGCATCTAATGCATCCGAAATTTCGGTAGTATTAAAGGAATATAGTTTTTTCAGACAGGCATCCATGGAGTTTTCTTCACTTAGAGTTGGGATTTGATGCAGGTTTTGAGTGGCGCGTAGGCATTGGTCGATAATTGCATTGGCCATATCGGTAGTGCTTGATTTGCCTCCCACATCATAGGTCACAAATCGCTTTTTATTGATAATGGTACGCACTGATTCATTAATCAGTTTAGCTTGTTCTTCATAACCAAATTGTTGCAGGAGCATGCTGATTGTTAAGAACATAGCGGTTGGGTTCGCGGATTGGGGGGGCATTTGTGGCCCGCTGCCGTGAACCGGCTCAAAATAGCATTGTTTTTTGCCAATATTGGCGCTGGGTGCAAATCCTAAACCGCCCATAACCCCAGCTCCTACATCCGATAAAATGTCGCCAAACATATTTTCTGCGACAATAACCCCAAATTCTTCAGGGCGGCGAATTAGCCACAGACCAACGGCATCAACATTGAGGATGTCGGCATGAATATGTGGGTATTTCTGAGCTACAGACTCAAAAATTTCGCGGGCAAAATGACCACTGAGACGTAAAACATTGGGTTTATCTGCAAAG
Above is a genomic segment from Legionella lytica containing:
- a CDS encoding dienelactone hydrolase family protein — encoded protein: MIVTDEINYNDANTICKGFIAYNNDFSSPRPTVMVAHDWGGRGNDACNKAIQLAKLGYVGFALDMYGQAQVVFDKVEKRALMTPFMNDRQMLIKRIQSAFNLLTELPQVDKNNIAAIGYCFGGLCALDLARFGVDVKGVVSFHGVLKAPEEELFAPIKAKILVLHGYDDPLVKVDQVNQFAIEMSARKADWQIHIYGNTAHSFTNPLANDDEMGLHYNEQADQRSWQATEAFLKEIFEE
- the dotA gene encoding type IVB secretion system protein DotA, giving the protein MNNFLTKTLFLFLFPSLALADNSLTFAPPASDYSMVFLGNLFGIVDGVLSGTGSQIMGSMFGVFNSAVLALGGMIIMYTLLVSTMNTAHEGQMLGQKWSSIWIPVRSTVGLSLLIPKASGYCLMQIFVMWIVVQGVGAADKVWNAALSYLNRGGVIIQAQQINPASALVNGSAGMSGIASGAMNILAGQVCMLGLQTQLQNQRQKYLDQKARSSGPCSGTPSGTMATFCNTSVPDFLGSVNAVTTQNGNPTASYWTVSMPNFDSGSPYNFLNGICGQIRWNKIDTLASTSTTGTTSANSVWGAIGKTFGFSASGNGNPLAQAAGQGLGWTQGSTTISNNVSGNSAALASQTGQVGQTTSIGGVSLTADELQTAQMSRAIAIQQMFVDLSNVTQTIIGNAPGFSPPGSNNSSNSKPFIPNLANQQFGVPYTQNSTVCTSYSQNCLIWGPAAGSNGGGTLFNGTEFINALNDYSGIMMPTLNLLTQMNDSSNANNARAFIAQASAQGWIMAGAYFFNLVQIQGSSTQSAGMTDSNTGLDQSSFDATQITSPFGDNNSCSGGAFSTLCTWFGGDRTAVAMVQSLIDGSGISTPTSTSASSLVPKPNLTANPNRPAVAGSQSSTVYGFINNSVMMQTPGQPGLKPLTFANTINFHVDTTLYTLQQQSFSCGKVQILFFSFCLGQLLGNLFYNVIFLFIYNTLMQVFGQIINQVVMAFLMIPLSGMADIFKQGVQVLAAPGVNPIVALANMGAQYINFSGNLWLMLLNMAVTSALIPVFGIFIFALMSLALPLLLAWVGVMTTVGFTTAYYIPILPYMIFTFGAVSWLISVIEAMVAAPIVALGVTHPEGHDAFGKGEAAIMILINVFLRPSMMIIGYIAAIALSYVGVWILNSGYDTAIAFIQQENTSKSGLGTAISTLGGGVNDMASGTGGYSDWAGIYAFFFSILTYTSMYLVLIQKSFTLISYLPDKVLRWIGGNPESLGQESAQWAGEVQKQQAEGYKPTQDAQGQIDKQLGGYGMKGLNKAKSAIGSGGGGSGNVEATGDGGKGGGKGGGLGGKGGGGGGKGGGKGGGLGGKLQGLGGEGG
- a CDS encoding isocitrate/isopropylmalate family dehydrogenase → MALNKKLKIAVLPGDGIGIEVTEAALPLFTALDLPISLHIGDIGWSCWQNEGTPIPERTWELIHECDTVLLGAITSKPQREAQQELALTLHDRELSYISPIILLRQNLDLYANVRPCFSIQTREKPFNFCIIRENTEGLYAGFDYAPPPEAILGLLAKKKNWQQVPAEELSCALRLQSTAGLTRLFEFAFHHAEKQRMQRVTFADKPNVLRLSGHFAREIFESVAQKYPHIHADILNVDAVGLWLIRRPEEFGVIVAENMFGDILSDVGAGVMGGLGFAPSANIGKKQCYFEPVHGSGPQMPPQSANPTAMFLTISMLLQQFGYEEQAKLINESVRTIINKKRFVTYDVGGKSSTTDMANAIIDQCLRATQNLHQIPTLSEENSMDACLKKLYSFNTTEISDALDACQIEGALLHIKALAPGMKMAGPAYTVRYATNEQKITEFKNAANYIDAVPENSVIVIDNNGRIDCTAWGAILTKMALHMNIAGTVVNGAVRDVDFIREANYPLFCAGTYMRSGKNRIHKVAEQCPIVINEITINPGDIIFADDNGVLVIPKQLMSEVIEKAEKVKFTELNIAKAIQEGSSLEQARIDYRYDQPWLGAKKK
- a CDS encoding DUF6282 family protein; this translates as MNQLADYQFIDIHYHASPDLYARRWNALQAGEIYQSLRGAVFLTSHLGATSIQATLAQQQGLPVFPSLILNQLAGGIDYRVIMQALNEYQPLSPSKLLVHFPTITGRNYPSKLSRQLSYPHLSPFSQRGETLFNSKQQLGKNVIDILKMANDYPIVLTTGHASKEEVYCLVDACIRYKVPALILNQPAHPLVNLKAPALKELAQHEFVWIEQTALTYLLGHQDKEDFSTVLQAIPRVIYSSDLGQTTQMDIKDWIRYSAELFTELHLSEQRKSELLREHVIKLLS